The following DNA comes from Metopolophium dirhodum isolate CAU chromosome 8, ASM1992520v1, whole genome shotgun sequence.
taatttaactaatttcAAGTTCTAGTgcaaattaaagttttaatagGACAAGATGTTCAAAAAAAGGCTCTAGACCAGTGGACATTTGATTGTATGTCGGTTGCTTGTCCCAAATGGAATTTTAGAAAGACAGATTTTTTATAgtatcaaatgtataataaggtACACCGTTGgcgattataaaatgtaaactaagagaaacatacattttaagatCGGGCAGAAACTTTTTCGCTCACGTACACACTGCAAACGAATATTGTAATACTTCAACAGTAGTATggaattttttaagaaatttatttttattatcaattattttgcaagacattttaaactaaatgatatgaaattttaattattttaaatacattttaaaatgattaaaatattatgtaggtaattagtacacattcttattattattattttaaagttggactaggagttaaattttttaattaacgaatatcaatatattatataatataatcccttattgtttataagttatattctttatacctactaaaatacataaaatatataaattacttaaaatatctattttatcaaaaatgcgTCCAATATAAAACCACTATCTttataatcacaaaaatatatttttttgtttaaccatataattaaaaaaaaaactaaaaccaaaattattttaaatggctaaaatgtataggtatagaatAGTTTGTAGCGgtattgtacattgtacatttaattgaaaataacaatatatttatgtaccattataccattatattctataacgttgataaaattatcaaaaatatgatcattaaaatatacaataaccaTATtgctcaaaaataataacaaaataatattcgaaAATAATCTTTAACATTGCCCTAACTACTTAATCacgtttaaaaatgaaaatacctaACTgtcattatatcatatatatttttaagtatgacagctattttgttattttggtaaattattatttaatacagtaTGGtaagtatagtaggtatattattgaaaattgtataaatgtataaattacaacTACTTATATGAAACATTTTCAGAAGTAATTTCTAAACTACGACGATGTTATCGAAAAAGAAAAATAGCGTTATTAGAAGATTTTCTCATAATGAGCAATTTCCTCTTAGttgacatttaaataataaacattttcatcgTTCAAAATGTTCCCAAGAATATGAGCCTTGGCAGCGCGGGTTTTAAGTAACTTTTGTTAAGTTGACTTCCGCGCAGTTAAAAAAAAGCCgtataaaaaattcatataaaatgtaCCACAATACTTGAAACGTAAATCCTTATaccaattttaagtttttttttaatcttcttTCCCCCTTTCTCGTTCGCTGGAATAACGGACGCGATTTTATAAATGTGCAAGTTAACAAACCGCTTCGGACTCGCAGCATTAACCACGTTGGACATTAATCTGAATTTGCACTGCATGAAACTATTTTATGATGAACAGTGACCAAACATAAATTAGGgaaaaatacgtattttaaatataaaaatgtatttatctaaaAACAGATAACACTTATAATTTATGTGATTACActgattaatgattttaaagtaaatttaaatatatgatgttatttattatatgattgttTTATCCCCGTAGGTACTttaatgtttaaagtttaaaatttgtatgataaatgcttttaaaataatgattatgtgTCCTTACGCATAtgcatgataattattattttcataacttcttagttaaaataatttagttgttaaaaacataatttgttctCTTAGCCCTTTGGTACGTAATCATTTATACggtaatttttttcagataatcatttataaaatatgttattatattatgttaggaTCAATAtggaatgtttgaaaaaatactaCCCAAgaatactacctacctatctagTATACAAATGTGAATAGATAATATTTCCCTATAGGTAGGTTATgacgtaaatatataatacaatttatgtttattttagagttctaacttatataatttgtttattttatttatgtataaatcattttaacttTGAATATCATACATCACTGAAAATGTATGAACGATAAGTTAATAGGACCTGAATACGTGGAAAACAATAATTACGAAATAAATATGCTGATATTATGGTTTTAGATACgtggaattaaatatttaagaactCGATTAAAACCAGAATTGCGGCTTTAGGATATTTAATTTAGcagttataaattgtttacttatattatacgttttactCAAATTGTTGTGTTTTAATGTAcgtgtttcaaaataaatgttcatgTCTAGAATGGCtaaggcataataataataagataggtactgaattaaaaacaattatactcAACAAAGCTAGTTAACCCTGCaatatttgtcaataatttgtaaaaaactgGTACTTTTATGGCTTCATaagtggtatattatatttactgtttagttatttacatttactgcctatactaatataaatatataatatattattataattaatttttatgaaagtgTATCGTGGAGATGATGAGCttgtataaaattaagttacaattattaatgatttgataaatgttaggtataatagtcaatcgtttaaaaaaataaataaaaatacttggcaagtatattataatcatttttcaataaaattaataaaaactagttattcgttaaaaataataaaatataaatgagagATTGTTCATTGATTGCGTGGTTAATTTCTGTTTGGCAAACTGTATTGTGTTAAAATACTCATACTAATCTAACATTATGACTATACATTGACCTATATGTCAGCACAGCTTGAAGGGGACGTTTCTTTTGTTAACAAATCTCGGTTCAATTTGGCATCGCATGGAACCTATATAGTTTGACGGCAACCACCCTCTGTGTCACTTACGGTGCACCAATAGTAAATCACCTATAAAAGTTCTGGCTCGGGGCCCGTTTGTTTTGTCCTGAACGGATGATCTCGAAGCTAATAAATCAAAGTGTTGAATCCATCGatattacctatacggctatagtATATATTGACTGctatacgtaaaaatatatatatatatatattatataataataattgtacagtaagcgaaaatgttgtattatatacctatataataactcCATTGTTATGTTACTCCTGCATATCgtgtttgtaaaaaataaaatataaaatataaatgattataatggattatattattatttactaataaaactatttcttaaatatggtaataatatgaataaatgataatgtaagtacttactttgtttttaattaccaacctattgtatattatattacagttatttataataaatttacatactAAAATCGATAACGCAagctttaattatattaatgattagttatttgaataggtactgacctattatcataatatagaatataatctaTTATGTAGCTTTTTTtagacatgataataatatgtgattttcaaaatattttgcctctttttaagctatttatagacatttgagattttcaaatttttttagtttttttttcaagtcaAAAATCTTGAACATTTGACACAAGGTTCTTTATCTGCAggttgttcataatatataacaattaaaaatatcgaacaggcacaattttttttatgagcgttttatataaaaatgtcagGGTTGGATATATCATAGTTACGTATAACAAAGTTATGTAACTTGGTTacttttgtaacttgtaacttgtaacaagttactcatttaaaatttaactggtAACTTGTAACTAGTTACAAATTTTTCTGTAACTTTATAtaaaagttacaagttacaattaaAAGTTACATTGcacttttgtttttttgtgcTTTGATAACTCATAAGTAAGTCTGCAAATGCAAttgcgaaaaaaaatataagattcttcataagtttgtctacctttatcaaaaacaaaatgtctaccggaaagtaaaattcaatttttacgaACGTTTGAAGTTAGACATCGAATATTTTccagtaaattaacaaattcttatacaacgattttctttttttctttttatttaataactcaTAAAGTGATAACCagatacttaaaatgtatactatatgtttatcgttattttttttttttataattgatacaattttcaaaatattttgactttttttgagtcttacggacattttcaatttttaattttttagtttttttttttaataaatgtaaattaaatttttcttctttggtcaaaatgcttgaaaattcaatacaaggcTGAAGGCTCGTCATTTTTGTTACAATactagtttaaacattttagataTACATGGtcaagatttttatttatattcgttCATTTTGGTTTTCACAATTAATCTGGCCACTGGATATTCAGTAGTTGTGGGATTATAGTTGGTACGGCTGGTTGCTGTGCCTGGACCGACGTCCCTCGGCGAACCCCCACTCGAACAGAGCCCACGCAGTATCCGGATCCGGCCGAAAAATGCGGTGGCCGCGTGCTCGGCCGACCAACCGCCGACTGTGTCCTCCGGACCATCGCCTGACAGCTTCCCGCTACAACTGTGCGGCCATTGCCCGGAGCTTTTCCACATGTATCTTGCCACGGGATGGCTAGTGGTTGCGGGTTGGTGGTGGGTTATTTGCTCGTTTTATCATCTAAAACAAGGTATGATTAGTTAATGTTCTCTGATCGCTGAGACATGTAACTTAGTAGGGTGTTTACCCTCCATGAAGAACAATCCGGTTCCTAGTGGCTTACCCAGTTTAACCGGACCTAACCATTTAGGGGTGAACCCCGCATGAAATCGTTTTTCCGAACTTGATTGCGGATGCGCTTTGTAATATACCCAATCCCCATGGTTCTTCCTAGGGATTCTGAAGATATATCGGTTCTGGAGGCTTCGGGGCTAGACATTCACGTTCGACTGCCGAGTATCTTTCCTGAGCTGGATTGAGTTTTTTGCTGGCGTTGGAGATGATTTTCCTGTCGTCACTCTCCACCCGTTGGAAGAGAACGGCGGCACCAACTCCGACTTCCCTTGCGTCGATCTGTAGATTAAATGGCTTACCCGGAAGAGGAGGTCAGAGCCGTGGTGCGGACACCAAAGACTTTTTAACTTCCGGAACGCCTCTTGATCAATTTCCGACCGACGCCATTTGGTCTCTTTAGCCAAAAAACTCACGAGTGGTGCTGTGATTTCGGTGTAGTGTGGCACGAACTGGCTGTACGAACCTCAAACGCCTAACACCCGTAACACGCATTTGTCTTCTTTGTAACCGGTAGTTCCTAAATCGCGGTTAGTTTTTCCGGTTTCTATTCCTCACCCGGTTCCTGGTCTATTCCTTCACCGTCCAAGACGTGTCATAGGAATTTGATCTGTGCCAAcacaaatgtacattttttgtttgGCACGTCAGATCGTAAAACTGGAGTCGCTCCAAGACTCTCTGCAAGTGGTTTAGATGTTTATTGGGACTTTCAGAGTATACCACGATATCATCTAAATAAACCAACACAAATGTACCAACTAACCCACGGAAGACTTCGCTTACCAAGCGACAGAAGGTGGTGGGGGAGTTTTTAAGTCAAAATGGCATTACACTGAACTGTAATAATCCTCTTTGGGTCTTAAACGCCGTCAGTGGATGTGTTTCTGGTGAGAGATCCATCTGCCAATTTCCTGATTTAAATCCATGGTGCTGTAAATCTTCGATCCACCTATTCCTCGGACCATGTCATTGGGTGAGCGTCCGAATCCGTCTACATATTAAGCCGGCGATAGTTTTCGCAAAATTTGCGTGAGCCATCCTTTTTCTTCACGAGTACTACCGGTGCAGCCCATGGAGATATACTAGGTTCTACAAAACCCTGTTCCTCTATGTCACGCACCATTTCGGCAAAGACTTCGTTTTTCTCTCGGAAGTACCCGTAAGCGTTTAGAGCCACAGAATTTGGATCATTGAGACGGATCTGGTGCTCTATCACCTAAGTTCTGCCTACCTCTCCGGAGAATACTTCCAGATATTGGCACAGGACTTGTTTGACACACATACCGTACTCTCCTTCGGCTAACCCTGCGGTTGTTAAGTCCACTGTGTTAACTTATCTTGTTCCGTATCACTTAAAATGTTGTCCACGACATTTTTATTGGAAAGATAACTCGCCTTAGAGAGATTTTCACTTTTTCCGGAACATTTTCAACCCTTAATTATTTTCCCGACCTGTTGTTCAGCTGGTCGGAACACGTTTCCACCGAACCATTTACCCAGTCCATTGTCACGAACTGTGGTTCCTTTATAGGAACGTCGCTTTCTATGGATTTTCTCGGGTGGCTTTGGCGATTTTTCCGGTGTTTCTCTGGAGGTTTGACGGTTTTCACCGGACAACTCCTCACTCCGGAGGTAATCTTTGGGTGACCAAAGTTTTTCTCTGGAGAAATTCCGTTCTTAACGGCTTTTGCCGGTTCAGAACACTTCTGGTCCGACTTCATCGGACCCTTTCCCGAGTCTTTGGTCCGTAACGCTCCGAAGTTTTGCTCTTCGGGTAAGTTCTTGTAATTTGTGGTTCCTGTACCGGAACGTTACTCACTGCCCGAGTTGAACTCCGTTGCTTACCACTCTCCGGACGACTCGTGATTTTTTCACCGGTTACTTCTTGGCTGGTTGGTCCACCGGTCATTTTGGCGTTTCCCGACTCCGACTTTGTTTTTGGACATACAGCTTGCCAGTGATCATGACTACCACATACCCTGCATCCTGTTCCTGAAGATAGTCGTTGCTTAGGACTTGGAACCTGGTATCTCCCAGCACTTTATTTTATCCaaccattttaattttggtcaGACCACGGTTTAAATGATAGACTGTGCATAGCACTAGTCTTTCGGTCTTGGTCTGAGCTGTGATCAACAGTTCTGATTACAGAACCGACAGCAACTCGTCCCCGTTGAACTTTTCCAAGAGTTCAGATTGTAACTTGTTAtgtgctgccccttcagggattctctatgtagatgatttggaaataatggtagccaaattagatttataatacaatgttttattagaacaGATATAAAATgtcgtggtaatagtagtagtagtcgtcgtcgtgtatatggctagtggcgtgaagtcgcttctgcgttgctggtccaggtacatctgtctttactgtgtttccagccctcctatatatgatgtcggttcctttgatggatcctgcgcaTGGACGGGGCGGTGTATGTAGCTGGTTGTAGctaagttgttattctcgcaaccgcCGCTCGTGACTTGTTGTTGGCCGCTCCGCTTGATTAGTTTGCCAAAATAGGATATagtttctaactatgaggttacgtctaggagaccataacaactcaaggagaactgcctctccgagtataataatacttatatactaatacatgAATTGAGTgcgtaaagctattcctttacaccTCCCTgccaaaaaaaagattattagcCTGTAAGGTTAAGAATCTTTAACAATACTATTTAAGTTCAATAGTCAACAGTAGTTGATTTTGCAATTTGGTATACATTGacatttacaatttgttataatttttacatttcattacaatcttgtttataacaagttacaataattgatagatatatatatgttttacatttacaattttgttataataggttacaatttgttatacatattttacatttataatgtaatttacaatattatttaattacattgtgttcttctttttttttttatatgataaaatttgaatacataataatataaattttgattacctgaaattataatattagaagtgttaaaatgtttagtttattatataatataagtttatatttccccttttgaatacaatatttgttagttataataaatcttCCACCAATTGATAagttatgtgaataatataataaattgttacacATATATGTCAACATAATTTCATTTACTTAGGATATTCGAGTATATAGCTTGGATCTCTTGTTTTctctattaatttaagtaattcctTACATTCTCCGTTACAATGGTCATTCATAAAGAGTTCAATATTTCTggttatcttatttaattttttgaaatcataaCGTTCGTTTAATCTTTTGTTTGCTTTTAATATGTGCCAGTTAAAGCATACCGGTTCCATCTTATTTTccttaagtttataaatatgtacttcggtgcttaatattttttttaattcttcgataaatctaaaataatataactgtgtTAAGTCTACGTAATTACCTTCACCATGAAATTATCCTAAAaatctctatatatatttattttttttctatattttctacctagtctatacaaatatatcggCCTTATTTTCGTGACTACATAGTCAAAAACGCATTTGGTTAAAATTACATCAGCAATTGGATCGTGACAATGCGTGATATGATGATTCGTATTGCACACCAATTCATGTGCTTCTAATAAGTTTAACATCCTGccgtttttattaagttttcctATGTAACCTGAATATAAGGTTTCTCTTGTTTCTATGttagttagttttaaattaaattcattattattcctATCACTGTACgccgttatatttaaaaacgctAAAATACCCCTTAATCTTAATCTTTTTACAATTGTTAGATCTGTCGTTCCGTtccaaaaaactattattggcTCCCTGTTATCGATGTGCAAATATTTCTGTAGGTATACCGTTGACAAAGTCGACTCCCCCTGATGGGTTATACTTTTGTATAATTGGTCCAACAATGGTGTGGTCAAGTTTGGTTTACTCCGGAATACCCTTTTGATTGTTTGCACAACTTTTCCCAAGTCACGGCGCCGGAACCTCCTTAACTTATCGTCTTGTGTAAGTACAAGAGGATTCCCTTCCAGTTTCAtcggtttatatttttctaaactgtTGGAGATGGCGCCGGATACCAATAATATTTCGGTCCTATTGATCATAGTGAATTCGAAATCCATTATGAAAAAACGGATTTGAGAgctagaatatatatataaaatattaaatgtatgcatattattattactatagttacatattactactatatttaattttcctgtgttgttgttattatgttttactctTCGAATATATGGTCCGTGGATAATATACGTCGTGAGATTAGTTGCTCTAGAAGCATTCCGACTTCTACACAGATTGAACTATCCGCCCTAGGGTTAACAATTACTGCGTGTATAAATGCAGTTACCGGTACCATAGCTTGATTTAAAATACGTTGTGTAAACGGCATAGTCATTCTCCTATTAGCCTCTATGACATGTCGTTTAAAACATCCTACACAAATCATATCCCCCCGGACGAACTGATTGTGCTGCCCGTTTAATAATTCGTTTTTCAGCTCTCTGAAAAATTCTATTGCTTGTAGTGTCAATGGTAGTTCTGCCGACAATGGTATGTTTTCGTTCATGTTTGTCTCTGttaaaatctttatatattaaacttttacgtgtatttatatttcgttTCTTCTTATACTctgaaatagttaaaatttcattatttattacgatagttacgttaatattactactattctAATTTctgttaatattacttatgaaatattatttttacgtattatttttttctatttgtacgtatttataatttatgttattatttatttaatattattattatttatttatttgatttattcttatttatttatttatttattattatttttttttatttattttttttttacaaggatttatttataaaaagaaatcggTAGTAATGATACgtctattaattaattgatcTAATACTGCAcctatagttaaacaaattgatCTATTTGGACGTGTAAGGTTACAAAATGGATGAAGATAAGTGGTCAAAGGAATCATCACTAAATCTAATTCTTCTTCTGATAATGGTACGGGCATTCTATTGTTTGCTTCTAGTACATGGTGTTCAAAACAGCTTACGTATACTATGTTTCtttgtattaattgaatatGCGCACTAGTTAATAATACTTcctttaattctttaataaaatcgATTGCATGTAATGTAAATGAATAATCTAAAGATATTTGTGCATTTTCGcccatgtttataattttaatttaatggttaacgtatattttattttgacgttCTCTTGTTTATTTTctgaaacataattatattatttgattgcattactattataattattattaatattaattaattaacttattatttattattatatatattatttttttttttatttatttatttttttctataaaaattttatcTTGGTGACGGTGGTGGAGTGAATGGTGTCTCTTCAAACCCCCTTATGTAGTCACTTCTATTTGATGGTCTATATTTAACTATCCTTCTGGGTATATCTATTACTTGTTCatcactaatatatttgcatttaattaatatatatattgctattatgaGTACGAGAGATAGTGCTGCTAATACTATTGTTACATATAGTAAGTTACTGTGTATAAACTGATGCTTTTGGCTTTGTTCTCTTAAAACTTCTTGGTCTATCATTTGTTGTACTTCATCCAAGGACTTGGATACGCCGTGTAGATccgttaattgtatatttggatTGTCTCCCCATTCTTTATTTACTTCGAATCTATGTATGTGTTCAGGTATCTTctctaaaatgctttttatgTTAGTTGTAGGTATGAAATCCTTATAATTCGTGTTGGTAATTTCTTCTGTGGCGGTTAGTACTGCATCTTGTGTAAATACTTGACAATTATTGTTCACGATAGTTATTtctccaattttattagtatctaGCGTAAATGGCTCGATCATATCTGTACAACTTACGGTCAGTGCTTCACTTCCCACATGTAACCAGGTGTTTTTGTTTCGTAATTTATGGTATATGTTTCTTTGTAGATTAAATTTTTCGATTGCACAGTTCCGTTGATTAGAAGTAGTATCAGGTCCTTTGAATAGTTGTAATTCGCATGGTTGACGTTCGCTGTTTTCTTGGATTGGCTGTGGTGTTCTACATATTCTATATATTGTAGTCTCTGTACAGTCATCCAATTGTTTGTCTGTATATGTAGTAAATCGTTTTCTATCTTTAGTTattgcaatattgttataagtaaCTGTTGGAAGATACCACCCTTcagtattattttgaacatggattattggtataggtattaaatggtATAATGTAAGTTCAATGTCAATAACTAACGGTATTTTTGTAATGAATACTAAATTATCGTTTTCATAGTAAATactcattttagtaattttttgaaattcatttaattcCGAAGCTTTTGTTCCCATAGGAATGCTATATTGTTTCTTAATTGTTAGTTCTATTGCTTTTAAAGTTGATGCTAATTCTTGCGGTGTCATAAGACTTGGGTGTATTATTCCTTCTCTAGCGGCTGTTACTATTTGTCCTAACGTTTGAGTTTCGTAGGCGTATTGATTTgtgattattgtgtataaattatgtacttcTCCTGCCATTAAT
Coding sequences within:
- the LOC132951277 gene encoding uncharacterized protein LOC132951277 codes for the protein MHTFNILYIYSSSQIRFFIMDFEFTMINRTEILLVSGAISNSLEKYKPMKLEGNPLVLTQDDKLRRFRRRDLGKVVQTIKRVFRSKPNLTTPLLDQLYKSITHQGESTLSTVYLQKYLHIDNREPIIVFWNGTTDLTIVKRLRLRGILAFLNITAYSDRNNNEFNLKLTNIETRETLYSGYIGKLNKNGRMLNLLEAHELVCNTNHHITHCHDPIADVILTKCVFDYVVTKIRPIYLYRLGRKYRKKINIYRDF